From Vigna unguiculata cultivar IT97K-499-35 chromosome 5, ASM411807v1, whole genome shotgun sequence, the proteins below share one genomic window:
- the LOC114184403 gene encoding FBD-associated F-box protein At5g18780-like has protein sequence LPDEVLCHILSFLPTKLSVSTSILSKRWRPLWRSVPALDFDYSCNHLNKISATFLSISMCTFILSRNLEQPIQRFRLTNTSFGQMTDCDCYQIKSFVRAVGSTGRVQHLDLTLCYALIDISSDFLFCKTLRVLKLNMVTLKSLPWVDFPLLKVLHLHDIKILDGKANLVPQILSACPKVEDLEVEDAFDDYEAIDEYKRLPKLFRAVIEKYVVPLKVVKNVQLLIIRNKLILLSSGMMYSVW, from the exons CTACCAGATGAAGTGTTATGTcacattctttcttttctcccAACCAAACTATCTGTTTCAACCAGTATTCTCTCCAAAAGGTGGAGACCTCTCTGGCGTTCGGTTCCAGCTCTGGACTTTGACTACTCCTGTAACCACTTGAATAAAATATCAGCCACATTTCTTTCCATTTCCATGTGCACATTCATACTCTCCCGCAATTTGGAACAGCCCATTCAAAGATTCCGACTCACAAATACTTCTTTTGGACAAATGACTGATTGTGATTGTTATCAGATAAAGTCATTTGTTAGAGCTGTTGGGTCAACAGGCAGAGTTCAACATCTTGATCTTACTCTCTGTTATGCTTTAATTGATATTTCATCTGACTTTCTTTTCTGCAAAACTCTTAGGGTTCTCAAATTAAATATGGTGACATTAAAATCCCTTCCTTGGGTTGATTTTCCCTTACTTAAAGTCCTGCATCTTCATGATATTAAGATTTTAGATGGTAAGGCTAATCTGGTTCCACAAATTCTTTCTGCGTGTCCTAAAGTTGAGGACTTGGAAGTGGAGGATGCATTTGACGACTATGAGGCTATAGACGAGTATAAACGATTGCCTAAGTTGTTTAGAGCTGTTATCGAGAAATATGTAGTTCCTTTAAAAGTGGTCAAGAACGTTCAGCTTCTGATCATAAGAAATAAG TTAATCCTACTATCTTCTGGCATGATGTATTCAGTTTGGTGA